From the genome of Malus domestica chromosome 04, GDT2T_hap1, one region includes:
- the LOC139194925 gene encoding calmodulin-binding protein 60 B-like, translating to MNFKRHFRGEDGKEFEFPVPEPKRRLTFTNVLRDAMTDARLNGVLERSFRRIVRDELEHRILPILMASPRRSNESGSTSGGSGLQLRFINKLPTTIFTGSRVEAENGEPLQIELFDASTGAIVHSGPLSSLKVELFVLNGEFGSDDQEDWTEKELNTYIVRAREGKRPLVTGDIHVTLREGVGSLGDVMFTDNSSWVRCRKFRLAARVVAKAQSEVRIREATSKPFVVKDHRGELYKKHHPPHPNDEIWRLEKISKDGASHKRLYEKGISTVEDFLQSYMKDASSLRNVLPGISDKIWETIVKHARACKLDDHKFYAYYSAEHDVSLLFNSIHGLEGAIINGQFCSLDEIDSHQKMLVEALKQQAYRNVRDLVPVDASTIFGLSKPLPVPQADSIACPNPDMQQVQFQLTHQDELPLQVGFNHASTSTSCPYQAEGSSNQPMVSVAQPSHPIQLRSSSFSMEDLSSIIYNGESGWPPVGGFQAPIVPTGHLGTENPFQFQASTCSPTNPTWGQAGGFYFTSSSEAEAEHFSLPAFVHSAGTRRKPRECWCKLRAAIKWSVSVRRDVAAKRMARRPPMYLNS from the exons TGTTCTTAGGGATGCGATGACGGATGCCAGACTGAATGGCGTGTTGGAGCGCTCCTTTCGAAGAATA GTGCGAGATGAGTTGGAGCACCGTATTCTTCCCATCCTCATGGCATCTCCAAG GCGCTCAAACGAAAGTGGGAGTACATCTGGAGGAAGCGGCTTGCAGTTGCGTTTTATCAACAAGCTGCCAACTACCATATTCACAGGCAGTAGGGTGGAAGCAGAGAACGGCGAGCCTCTTCAAATTGAACTGTTTGATGCCAGTACTGGTGCTATAGTCCATTCCGGTCCCCTATCTTCACTAAAGGTCGAACTTTTTGTGCTGAATGGTGAGTTCGGGTCCGATGATCAAGAGGATTGGACCGAAAAAGAACTCAACACCTACATTGTGCGCGCAAGGGAAGGCAAAAGGCCATTAGTGACGGGTGACATACATGTTACACTGAGAGAGGGAGTTGGTTCTCTCGGTGATGTCATGTTTACCGACAACTCAAGCTGGGTAAGATGCAGAAAGTTCAGACTAGCAGCTCGAGTTGTGGCCAAAGCCCAGAGTGAAGTTCGAATTAGGGAAGCTACAAGTAAACCGTTTGTGGTTAAAGATCACCGCGGAGAAC TGTATAAGAAACACCACCCTCCACACCCAAACGACGAAATATGGCGCCTGGAAAAGATATCGAAAGATGGTGCCTCTCATAAGAGACTGTACGAGAAGGGAATCAGCACCGTGGAGGACTTCCTGCAGTCGTACATGAAAGATGCATCCTCGCTACGAAAT GTTTTGCCTGGGATCTCGGACAAGATATGGGAAACAATCGTAAAGCACGCTAGGGCCTGTAAGTTGGATGATCATAAGTTCTATGCCTACTATAGCGCTGAACATGACGTAAGTCTCCTGTTCAATTCCATCCACGGGCTTGAAGGGGCAATAATCAATGGCCAGTTCTGTTCTCTGGATGAAATCGACTCGCATCAGAAG ATGCTGGTGGAAGCTTTGAAGCAGCAGGCTTATCGAAATGTAAGAGATTTGGTGCCCGTCGATGCTTCAACTATATTTGGCCTTTCGAAGCCTTTGCCAGTTCCACAAGCTGACTCAATCGCTTGTCCAAACCCTGATATGCAGCAAGTTCAATTTCAGTTAACACATCAAG ATGAACTCCCACTACAAGTAGGTTTCAACCATGCATCAACTTCGACCTCATGTCCCTACCAAGCAGAAGGTAGCAGCAATCAGCCAATGGTTTCTGTGGCACAACCTAGCCATCCAATACAACTCCGAAGCAGCAGCTTTTCGATGGAGGATCTTAGCTCCATTATCTACAACGGAGAAAGCGGTTGGCCGCCTGTCGGTGGTTTTCAAGCGCCAATTGTCCCAACTGGTCATTTAGGCACAGAAAACCCTTTCCAGTTTCAAGCATCAACTTGTTCCCCTACAAACCCAACATGGGGACAAGCAGGCGGCTTCTACTTCACTTCAAGTAGCGAAGCAGAAGCCGAGCATTTCTCTCTTCCTGCTTTTGTACATAGCGCAGGAACTAGACGGAAACCCAGGGAATGCTGGTGCAAGCTTCGTGCCGCCATTAAATGGTCGGTTTCGGTTAGGAGGGATGTGGCTGCGAAAAGAATGGCAAGGCGTCCTCCTATGTATCTGAACTCTTAG